Proteins found in one Nostoc sp. NIES-3756 genomic segment:
- the murQ gene encoding N-acetylmuramic acid 6-phosphate etherase, which produces MANLQERGHLLTEQVNPLSLNLDQLSALELVELFNSEDQKAVAAVAAAKVEIAEAIERTADRLRQGGRLFYIGAGTSGRLGVLDAAECPPTFCTPPELVQGIIAGGAGALVRSSEDLEDRAEDGDAAIAQRHITQLDVVVGITAGGTTPFVHGAINAARQRGALTIFIACVPVEQVDFTADIDIRLLTGPEILAGSTRLKAGTVTKLTLNILSTGVMVKLGKVYGNRMVDVAVTNQKLRDRALRILQDLTGLSREAASYLLERSGKWVKLALVMHWTGLDKDAANQLLSAHKGNLREAVASYKNQDNS; this is translated from the coding sequence ATGGCAAATTTGCAGGAACGCGGGCATTTACTGACGGAACAAGTCAATCCACTCAGCCTGAACTTAGACCAACTCAGTGCTTTAGAGTTAGTGGAGTTGTTTAATAGTGAAGACCAAAAGGCAGTAGCGGCGGTGGCTGCGGCTAAGGTAGAGATTGCTGAGGCTATTGAACGCACAGCCGATCGCTTGCGTCAGGGAGGACGCTTATTTTACATCGGTGCTGGTACAAGTGGTAGGTTGGGGGTATTAGATGCGGCTGAGTGTCCACCAACTTTTTGTACACCACCAGAGTTGGTGCAAGGAATTATCGCTGGTGGTGCTGGCGCACTGGTACGTAGTTCAGAGGATTTAGAAGACCGTGCGGAAGATGGCGATGCGGCGATCGCTCAACGACATATTACTCAACTTGATGTCGTCGTCGGTATTACGGCTGGCGGAACTACACCTTTCGTTCACGGTGCAATTAACGCCGCTCGTCAACGCGGAGCCTTGACAATTTTCATTGCTTGTGTACCTGTAGAGCAAGTAGATTTTACGGCTGATATTGATATTCGCTTGTTAACAGGGCCAGAAATATTGGCTGGTTCGACTCGTCTCAAAGCTGGTACTGTTACTAAACTAACCTTAAATATTTTATCTACTGGCGTAATGGTCAAACTGGGTAAAGTTTACGGCAATCGCATGGTGGATGTAGCAGTCACAAATCAAAAGTTACGCGATCGCGCTTTACGCATTTTACAAGACCTCACTGGGCTAAGTCGGGAAGCCGCAAGTTACTTGTTAGAACGTAGTGGTAAGTGGGTAAAATTGGCGCTTGTGATGCACTGGACAGGTTTGGATAAAGACGCAGCTAATCAACTTTTATCTGCGCATAAAGGAAATCTGCGAGAAGCTGTTGCTAGTTATAAAAACCAAGATAATTCGTAA
- the modB gene encoding molybdate ABC transporter permease subunit yields MPFDLSPLWISLKTSLLATFITFFLGIASAYWMLSYRGRGKSLIEGIFVAPLILPPTVVGFLLLLFFGKNGPVGKLMQPFDLTIVFTWYGAAIAATVVSFPLMYKTALGAFEQIDSNLLRVARTLGASELTIFWRISLPLAFPGIVAATTLAFARALGEFGATLMLAGNIPGQTQTIPMAIYFAVEAGATDEAWFWSIVIMIISLSGILAVNFWQELRDKRGQRRQGKPGRQGEQADEVALLSTPTSGVELLVDIEKYLPSFHLKVAFTTDEQPLGLLGGSGAGKSMILRCIAGIETPTKGRIVLNGRVLFDSEQGINLPSRDRRIGFLVQNYALFPHMTVAQNIAFGLPKGQSTNSIRVQVEQQLVAMQLQGLGDRYPYQLSGGQQQRVALARALASQPEALLLDEPFSALDTHLRSQLEQQMTQTLADYKGASLFVTHNMEEAYRICPNLLVLEHGSPVHHGSKYDIFEHPATVSVAQITGCKNFSKALFKSPQQVEAIDWGCSLKVLEQIPDEFSHIGIRAHQITFTNDPNQENTFPCWLVRTSETPHRITLFLKLHSPATSPQDYHLQAEVFKEKWLTIKEQPFPWYVRLNPLSLILMS; encoded by the coding sequence ATGCCATTCGATTTGTCGCCCCTTTGGATATCACTCAAAACATCCTTGCTTGCCACATTCATTACGTTCTTTTTAGGAATTGCTAGTGCTTATTGGATGTTGAGTTATCGAGGTAGGGGCAAATCATTGATTGAGGGCATCTTTGTTGCGCCTTTGATTTTACCGCCTACCGTTGTGGGCTTTCTGTTACTGCTGTTTTTCGGGAAAAATGGCCCAGTCGGCAAACTAATGCAGCCTTTTGACCTGACTATAGTTTTTACATGGTATGGGGCAGCGATCGCAGCGACAGTTGTTTCTTTTCCCCTCATGTATAAAACTGCACTAGGAGCTTTTGAACAAATTGATAGTAATTTGCTAAGGGTAGCGAGAACCTTGGGAGCAAGTGAATTAACTATCTTTTGGCGCATCAGTTTACCGTTGGCATTCCCAGGAATTGTAGCCGCTACAACTTTAGCCTTTGCCCGTGCTTTGGGTGAATTTGGTGCAACCTTAATGCTGGCGGGTAACATCCCTGGACAAACGCAAACAATCCCTATGGCGATTTATTTTGCTGTAGAGGCAGGGGCGACTGACGAGGCATGGTTTTGGTCGATTGTAATTATGATTATTTCCCTATCGGGGATTTTAGCTGTTAACTTTTGGCAGGAATTACGGGATAAAAGGGGGCAAAGGAGACAAGGGAAGCCAGGGAGACAAGGAGAGCAAGCAGATGAGGTAGCTTTGTTATCCACTCCAACTTCTGGGGTGGAGTTGTTAGTAGATATTGAAAAGTATCTGCCGAGTTTTCATTTGAAAGTGGCTTTTACTACTGATGAGCAACCTTTGGGGTTGTTGGGTGGTTCAGGCGCGGGTAAAAGTATGATTTTGCGGTGTATTGCAGGGATTGAAACACCGACAAAGGGGCGGATAGTTTTGAATGGTAGGGTATTGTTTGATTCAGAACAGGGAATTAACTTACCCAGCCGCGATCGCCGCATTGGTTTTTTGGTACAGAATTATGCCCTATTTCCCCACATGACAGTGGCACAAAACATTGCTTTTGGCTTACCTAAAGGACAATCAACTAACAGTATCCGAGTGCAAGTAGAACAGCAACTTGTGGCGATGCAGTTACAGGGATTAGGCGATCGCTATCCGTACCAACTTTCAGGAGGACAACAACAACGGGTAGCATTAGCTAGGGCATTAGCTAGTCAACCAGAAGCCTTACTCTTAGATGAGCCATTTTCCGCCCTTGATACCCACCTGCGTAGTCAATTAGAACAGCAAATGACCCAAACCCTGGCAGACTACAAAGGTGCATCTTTATTTGTCACCCATAACATGGAAGAAGCTTATCGTATCTGCCCTAATTTATTAGTGTTAGAACATGGTAGTCCGGTGCATCATGGTTCTAAATATGACATTTTTGAGCATCCCGCTACTGTCAGCGTTGCCCAAATTACAGGATGCAAGAACTTTTCTAAAGCCCTTTTCAAGTCACCGCAGCAGGTAGAAGCAATTGATTGGGGTTGTAGTCTGAAAGTTCTTGAACAAATACCCGATGAATTTTCTCACATAGGCATTCGCGCCCATCAAATCACCTTTACCAACGATCCCAATCAAGAAAACACATTCCCCTGCTGGCTGGTGCGGACAAGTGAAACACCCCATCGCATCACCTTATTTCTCAAACTCCATTCCCCTGCTACCAGTCCGCAAGATTACCACTTGCAAGCAGAAGTGTTCAAGGAAAAATGGCTAACTATTAAAGAACAACCATTTCCTTGGTACGTAAGATTAAATCCCCTGAGTTTGATTTTGATGAGTTGA
- a CDS encoding translocation/assembly module TamB domain-containing protein gives MIKSSKQNPSPQIPRRSLWLLILTRGGVAIGGLLIVALMGGIWRLWTFVQKELTPLAQEGLTSTLNRPVKLGRVTGFSLTGVQFAASSIPATPTDPDKVTVDAVEVGFNPLLLVFNRQLKLNVTLINPNVYVEQDDQGRWLTTKIASQSQKGGLKTDVDNIYFRNGKLMLLPQVRNLGVGGVGSLSETLTRTTALTNRKRGVGNVQAKSSSSPLVDEHSRTASLPSSLPPVGFSQLNGTAKLLEKNQLINFKVIGIADSGGKIDVEGLMRLKTTATNMQLRGQELLAADITRLVKIPLVLETGRVNGDLRIQFAPGEKALLYGSADLQKVTLHIPRTPQAFNNTHGNLYFQGTEVKLENIFTNYGSIPVVAAGIIDTEAGFKLTGRVNSVSVGDAQKTLKLKLPFPVAGQLQANLQVIGAANNPILSGTVSTINTARIDKVDFQSVSSKFEFSPQERLVTLKDVQGKTTVGGVVTGGGRVLLGENPQLNLSLRARNIAGDAIAKLYNTNTTFKIGTVAATAQVIGAPTNVKTFVNFTAPQAAYPATGEVIVGANRNFNFRNVTLSVGGGTVQGYGSFANERWQAVADASRVSLTPFVNQNQLQNISLAGAQFNGRLILTGTATPFQISSIRTQGAGVQIGGGTIAVSNIQLQDKAFAAKLVANNVRLSRILKNALPALANPIAGTFQVAGNRENFSLKTLQAVGDARLSVGKGNVSASNIQLANGVYQAQVQANNVPVQRLATLPRQFQGNLTGKFAVTGSTESFSPQSIQATGQGRLDVGSGTITAANIQLANGLYQAQLQANNVPVQRLAAVPPKFQGNLTGQFNVAGSTASFSPKTIQASGQGRLDIGNGTITATNIQLANGNYQAQVQANNVPVQRLATVPPKLQGNLTGQLDLAGSATSFSIQSIQGTGQGRLDIGSGTITATNIQLANGNYQAQVQANNVPVQRLATVPPQLQGNLTGQLNVAGSLTSFNPQSIQARGQGQLNIAGGGVINASNIQLAKGSYQAVVAAAGVQLNQFNQRLRGLFGGQLQLAGNLGSTRLADVRAAGQVQLSQGLPGVERPLNAAIAWNGERLTIQQATAPGLSVNGDILANANKPGIPTITALNLNVQAQDFNLQQLPLNFPNQVAVAGRVDFNGQVTGRLPVPNINGQFLLKDLVVENIAFEPLLTGYIQSAPGQGLNFNLAGKSDRLALSLDSNNRPQSFLVQWREALASGQVRGDDWAVKVANFPLQILNLSPPPNLRLGSGKIAGVATGNLQFNQRTFASTGNIAIANPEVGRLKGNSLAAQFRYGNGTTTITNSEFTKGKSRYALVGNFGQTPQGPRIQGKLNVSQGQVQDVLTVAQIFDLQDFQRNGAEPNYGSASDLITYPQGLPNQPLYDQINRLSEINALNEKREQERNASAIPNLADLRGTFNAEVAVDNTTANGLAVQFNLNGQNFTWGKEEEQNRFYRAENIIAEGSFANGVLQLRPVRIELQNNSLLAFTGNIGGNEQSGQLRINNFPIELLNNFVNLPIGVTGNLSGSAALAGSIANPQAKGEWQITDGTLNQKPIESAVASFSYSNARLNFGSTVAIAGPQPVNITGSIPYQLPFASVPPESENIRLDVKVENEGLALLNLLSNQVAFEAGQGEVDLTVRGTRQQPEVNGIATVKDATFSAQALPEKVKGVTGKVLFNFDQVLVESLQGRFSRGQVQAAGEIPIFNSDRVAVNNPLTVNLDQLKLNLKGLYQGGASGNIQITGSALNPKIGGKVNLYDGQVLLAESSDNQPANTTSGIYLTKFNKQNSNTDTKANTSFSNLELELGNNVQITRPPLLSFTAKGSLRVNGSFADPIPVGTIQLTKGGVNLFTTQFNLARGYEHTATFRANQPRDPDLDIQLLAKVLEVIPSNDLNRNNAVGLGALETVRVEANIKGPASRLNETLELRSSPARSQTELVALLGGGFVDTQGRGDSTLGLINIAGSAVFGNFQSAFNQIGNAFGLSELRIFPTVISDNPDASNNSGRNGSSIELAAEAGIDISNKLSISSIKILTANDPFQWGINYRINDKFRVRASTNLEDDSRAVVEFQSRF, from the coding sequence ATGATTAAGTCTTCCAAGCAAAATCCAAGCCCACAAATCCCCCGTAGGAGTCTATGGTTGCTGATTTTGACTCGTGGTGGTGTTGCCATAGGCGGACTGTTAATCGTGGCTTTGATGGGGGGAATTTGGCGATTATGGACTTTTGTTCAAAAAGAGTTGACACCATTAGCGCAAGAGGGTCTGACTTCAACTCTTAACCGTCCGGTAAAATTGGGCAGAGTTACAGGCTTTTCCTTGACAGGAGTACAGTTTGCCGCTTCATCTATCCCTGCTACACCCACAGATCCAGATAAGGTGACAGTTGATGCAGTGGAAGTAGGTTTTAACCCATTGCTGTTAGTGTTTAATCGCCAGCTAAAACTAAATGTAACCTTAATTAATCCTAATGTTTACGTCGAACAGGATGACCAAGGACGTTGGCTGACTACAAAGATAGCGTCACAAAGTCAAAAGGGAGGACTGAAAACCGATGTAGATAATATTTACTTTCGCAATGGTAAGTTGATGCTATTGCCTCAGGTGAGGAATTTGGGAGTAGGGGGTGTTGGTTCTCTTTCAGAGACGCTAACGCGAACGACTGCGCTCACCAACCGGAAGCGGGGAGTAGGAAATGTACAAGCTAAATCCTCCTCCTCCCCCTTGGTTGATGAGCATAGCCGAACCGCATCTCTCCCATCCTCCCTACCCCCCGTGGGTTTCTCACAATTAAATGGAACTGCTAAATTACTAGAAAAAAACCAGCTAATTAATTTCAAAGTCATAGGTATAGCTGATAGTGGCGGCAAGATAGACGTTGAGGGGCTAATGCGTCTGAAAACAACTGCGACTAATATGCAGTTGCGAGGGCAGGAATTGTTAGCTGCTGATATTACTCGCTTGGTAAAGATACCCCTAGTTTTAGAGACGGGTAGAGTTAATGGTGATTTGCGAATCCAGTTTGCACCAGGCGAAAAAGCTTTGTTGTACGGCAGTGCTGATTTACAAAAGGTGACATTGCACATTCCTCGCACACCACAAGCGTTTAATAATACCCACGGCAATCTTTACTTTCAGGGAACGGAAGTAAAATTAGAAAATATTTTTACCAACTACGGCAGCATTCCTGTAGTTGCGGCGGGAATTATCGATACTGAAGCAGGCTTTAAGTTAACAGGGCGTGTTAATTCTGTGAGTGTGGGTGATGCTCAAAAAACACTCAAGCTCAAATTGCCTTTCCCCGTCGCCGGACAATTACAAGCCAACTTGCAAGTAATCGGTGCAGCAAATAATCCTATTCTCTCGGGTACAGTCAGCACAATAAATACTGCCCGTATTGATAAAGTTGATTTTCAAAGTGTTAGTAGTAAATTTGAGTTTTCGCCGCAGGAACGCTTAGTTACTTTAAAAGATGTTCAAGGGAAAACTACGGTAGGCGGAGTTGTTACAGGCGGCGGTAGAGTCTTACTTGGGGAAAATCCGCAACTGAATTTGAGTCTCAGGGCGAGGAATATAGCTGGGGATGCGATCGCCAAACTTTACAACACAAATACTACTTTTAAAATTGGTACTGTCGCCGCTACTGCCCAGGTAATAGGTGCGCCGACAAATGTGAAAACTTTTGTCAATTTTACAGCCCCTCAAGCTGCTTATCCTGCCACTGGTGAAGTAATTGTTGGTGCTAATCGTAATTTTAACTTCCGCAATGTTACCCTAAGCGTCGGTGGTGGTACGGTACAAGGTTATGGCAGTTTTGCTAATGAGCGTTGGCAAGCTGTAGCTGATGCTAGTCGTGTAAGTTTGACACCTTTTGTTAACCAAAATCAGCTACAAAATATCTCCTTAGCTGGGGCGCAATTTAATGGACGTTTGATTCTGACGGGTACGGCAACACCCTTTCAAATCTCTAGTATTCGTACACAAGGGGCAGGGGTGCAAATTGGCGGTGGTACAATTGCCGTCTCTAACATCCAACTGCAAGACAAAGCTTTTGCTGCTAAATTGGTCGCCAATAATGTCAGACTGTCACGCATCTTGAAAAATGCGCTTCCAGCTTTAGCTAATCCCATCGCTGGAACATTCCAAGTGGCAGGCAATAGAGAAAATTTTAGCCTGAAAACCTTACAAGCTGTAGGTGATGCCCGTTTGAGTGTGGGTAAGGGAAATGTTAGTGCCTCGAATATTCAATTAGCTAATGGGGTGTATCAGGCACAAGTCCAAGCAAATAATGTACCTGTACAACGTTTGGCAACATTACCGCGTCAGTTCCAAGGCAACTTGACAGGGAAATTTGCTGTGACTGGTTCTACTGAGTCCTTCAGTCCCCAATCAATTCAAGCAACTGGTCAAGGGCGTTTAGATGTAGGTAGTGGTACGATTACTGCCGCTAATATTCAATTAGCGAATGGTCTTTATCAGGCGCAATTACAAGCAAATAACGTACCTGTACAACGTCTAGCTGCCGTACCGCCCAAATTTCAAGGTAACTTGACTGGACAATTCAATGTTGCTGGTTCTACTGCATCCTTCAGCCCCAAAACCATCCAAGCTAGTGGTCAAGGACGGTTAGATATTGGCAATGGTACGATTACTGCCACTAATATTCAATTAGCTAATGGTAACTATCAGGCGCAAGTGCAGGCGAATAACGTACCTGTGCAACGTTTAGCCACCGTACCACCAAAATTGCAAGGTAATTTAACTGGGCAATTAGATTTAGCAGGTTCTGCAACATCTTTTAGCATCCAATCAATTCAAGGTACTGGTCAAGGACGGTTAGATATTGGCAGTGGTACGATTACCGCTACTAATATTCAATTAGCTAACGGTAACTATCAGGCGCAAGTACAAGCAAATAATGTACCTGTGCAACGTTTAGCCACCGTACCACCCCAATTGCAAGGTAATTTGACTGGGCAATTAAATGTTGCTGGTTCTCTTACCTCATTCAATCCCCAAAGCATCCAAGCTAGGGGTCAAGGACAACTAAATATAGCGGGTGGAGGTGTGATTAATGCGTCGAATATCCAACTAGCCAAAGGTAGTTATCAGGCTGTAGTGGCGGCTGCTGGGGTGCAGTTAAACCAGTTTAATCAAAGATTGCGGGGTCTATTTGGTGGTCAACTGCAACTAGCAGGTAACTTGGGTTCGACGCGATTAGCTGATGTGCGTGCTGCGGGTCAGGTACAATTATCACAAGGACTTCCTGGTGTTGAGCGTCCCTTAAATGCTGCGATCGCCTGGAATGGTGAAAGGTTAACTATCCAACAAGCTACAGCCCCAGGTTTAAGTGTTAATGGTGATATCTTAGCCAATGCTAATAAACCAGGTATCCCCACAATTACCGCCCTCAATCTCAACGTCCAAGCCCAGGATTTTAACCTGCAACAGTTACCCCTCAACTTTCCAAATCAGGTAGCTGTCGCGGGTAGGGTAGATTTTAACGGTCAGGTAACAGGTAGATTACCCGTACCCAACATCAACGGGCAATTCCTCCTAAAAGACCTAGTAGTAGAAAATATCGCTTTTGAACCATTGTTAACTGGCTATATTCAGTCAGCCCCAGGACAGGGATTGAATTTTAATTTAGCAGGAAAAAGCGATCGCCTAGCTCTCAGTTTAGATAGCAATAATCGTCCCCAATCTTTCCTAGTGCAGTGGCGAGAAGCATTAGCTTCAGGACAAGTACGGGGTGATGATTGGGCTGTGAAGGTTGCCAACTTCCCCCTACAAATTTTGAACTTATCACCACCGCCAAATCTGCGTTTGGGTTCTGGTAAGATAGCTGGGGTAGCTACAGGCAATTTGCAGTTTAACCAGCGTACCTTTGCTAGTACTGGGAATATTGCGATCGCTAATCCAGAAGTTGGCAGACTTAAAGGCAATAGTTTAGCTGCCCAGTTCCGCTACGGTAATGGTACTACCACAATCACCAATAGTGAATTTACCAAAGGTAAAAGTCGTTATGCCTTAGTTGGTAACTTTGGGCAAACTCCCCAAGGCCCCCGCATCCAAGGTAAGCTGAACGTTTCTCAAGGACAAGTTCAAGATGTACTCACAGTAGCGCAAATATTTGACTTACAAGATTTTCAGCGTAATGGGGCTGAACCTAACTATGGCAGTGCATCGGATTTAATAACTTATCCTCAAGGTTTGCCCAACCAGCCTTTATACGACCAAATTAACCGCTTGTCAGAAATTAACGCCTTAAATGAGAAACGAGAACAAGAACGTAATGCTTCAGCGATACCAAACCTAGCAGATTTGCGAGGTACATTTAATGCAGAAGTGGCGGTAGACAATACCACTGCCAACGGTTTAGCAGTACAGTTCAATTTGAATGGTCAAAACTTCACTTGGGGTAAGGAAGAGGAACAGAATCGTTTTTACCGTGCCGAAAATATCATTGCTGAAGGTAGTTTTGCTAATGGCGTTTTGCAATTACGACCTGTGCGAATTGAATTACAAAATAATAGTCTATTGGCTTTCACTGGTAATATTGGTGGAAATGAACAATCTGGTCAATTACGGATTAATAATTTCCCTATAGAGTTACTCAACAACTTCGTTAACCTGCCAATTGGGGTGACAGGAAACCTCAGTGGTTCAGCAGCTTTAGCGGGTAGTATTGCTAACCCCCAAGCTAAGGGAGAATGGCAAATCACTGATGGCACACTCAACCAAAAACCCATTGAGTCAGCCGTAGCGAGTTTCAGTTATAGCAACGCCCGGCTGAACTTCGGTAGTACGGTAGCTATTGCTGGCCCACAACCTGTAAACATTACAGGTAGTATTCCTTATCAGTTGCCTTTCGCCTCTGTCCCACCTGAGAGTGAGAATATCCGTTTGGATGTCAAAGTTGAAAATGAGGGACTGGCACTGTTAAACCTGTTAAGCAATCAGGTAGCCTTTGAAGCAGGTCAGGGTGAGGTAGACTTAACGGTACGTGGAACTAGACAGCAACCAGAAGTCAATGGTATTGCTACTGTTAAAGATGCCACATTCTCGGCTCAAGCCTTACCAGAAAAAGTCAAAGGTGTGACAGGTAAAGTTCTGTTTAATTTTGACCAAGTTTTAGTAGAAAGTCTGCAAGGCAGATTTAGCCGTGGACAGGTACAAGCGGCTGGAGAGATTCCTATATTTAATAGCGATCGCGTAGCTGTAAACAATCCCCTCACAGTCAACCTTGATCAACTAAAATTAAACCTCAAAGGCTTGTATCAAGGTGGTGCTAGTGGCAATATCCAAATTACTGGTTCTGCCCTCAACCCCAAAATTGGCGGTAAGGTAAATTTATATGATGGTCAGGTATTACTCGCAGAATCTAGCGATAATCAACCTGCAAATACAACTTCTGGTATTTATCTCACAAAATTTAATAAACAAAATTCCAATACCGACACTAAAGCCAATACTAGTTTTAGTAATTTAGAACTGGAATTAGGTAATAATGTCCAAATTACCCGCCCACCTCTTCTCAGTTTCACCGCTAAAGGTAGTCTGAGAGTTAACGGTTCTTTTGCTGACCCTATCCCTGTAGGTACAATTCAATTAACAAAAGGTGGGGTAAATCTATTTACAACTCAGTTTAACTTGGCTCGTGGTTATGAGCATACTGCTACCTTTAGAGCCAATCAACCCCGTGACCCAGATTTAGATATCCAGTTACTTGCTAAAGTGCTAGAGGTTATCCCCAGTAATGATTTAAACCGAAATAATGCTGTAGGGTTAGGTGCTTTAGAAACTGTGCGAGTTGAAGCAAATATTAAAGGCCCAGCCAGTAGACTTAATGAAACTCTGGAATTGAGAAGTAGCCCAGCACGCAGTCAAACTGAATTAGTAGCGCTTTTAGGCGGTGGATTTGTCGATACTCAAGGACGGGGAGATAGTACTTTAGGTTTAATTAATATTGCTGGTTCAGCCGTTTTTGGTAACTTTCAATCTGCCTTTAACCAAATCGGTAATGCTTTTGGTTTGAGTGAACTAAGAATATTCCCCACCGTTATTTCTGATAACCCAGATGCTAGTAACAACAGTGGTAGAAACGGTTCCAGTATAGAATTAGCTGCTGAAGCTGGCATAGATATCTCTAACAAGCTTTCGATTTCTAGTATTAAAATCCTAACGGCAAATGATCCCTTCCAGTGGGGGATTAACTACCGCATCAATGATAAATTCCGTGTACGTGCTTCAACTAATTTAGAAGATGATAGTCGTGCAGTAGTTGAGTTTCAAAGTAGGTTTTAA
- a CDS encoding MFS transporter has translation MPQKSAALRFVILLGFVSLCADATYEGARSITGAYLQVLGASGTVVGLVAGFGELIGYGLRLVIGYLSDQSRKYWGITTLGYILNTAVVPLLAFAGRWEAAAGLMMAERTGKAIRTPPRDALLSHGVSQIGRGFGFGLHEAMDQTGAVMGPLAVAAMVYFQGEYRNGFTILIVPAVLGLMMLLVLQFIYPNPSDFEEETEEQKQQEGLPRIFWIYLGAVAIIAAGYADFPLIAFHFQKSDIATGQTIPLFYALAMGVDAIAALIFGYLFDRLGISVLMIAAFLSCLFAPLVFLGNTQLALLGIAFWGIGMGAQESILKAAIAGMVPMNKRATAYGIFSTGYGLSWFLGSTLMGILYDHSITTLIIFSSATQLLAIPFFVWVKLKADPGVMSAEC, from the coding sequence ATGCCACAGAAATCAGCTGCTTTGAGGTTTGTAATTTTATTGGGTTTTGTAAGTCTTTGTGCCGATGCTACTTATGAAGGGGCGCGAAGTATTACAGGGGCTTATTTACAAGTTTTGGGTGCTAGCGGCACTGTGGTCGGGTTAGTTGCTGGTTTTGGTGAATTAATTGGCTATGGTTTGCGCTTAGTTATCGGTTATCTGAGCGACCAATCACGCAAATATTGGGGAATTACAACATTAGGTTATATTTTGAACACTGCTGTTGTACCGCTTTTAGCCTTTGCTGGAAGATGGGAAGCAGCCGCAGGATTGATGATGGCGGAACGTACTGGTAAAGCTATACGTACTCCCCCCAGAGATGCGCTGCTTTCCCACGGTGTTAGTCAAATTGGCAGAGGCTTTGGCTTTGGTTTACATGAGGCAATGGATCAAACCGGTGCAGTCATGGGGCCTTTGGCTGTGGCTGCAATGGTTTATTTCCAGGGAGAGTATCGCAACGGTTTTACGATTTTGATTGTACCTGCGGTGTTGGGATTGATGATGTTGTTAGTATTACAATTTATTTATCCTAATCCCAGTGATTTTGAAGAGGAAACTGAGGAGCAAAAGCAACAAGAAGGATTACCCCGGATATTTTGGATTTATTTAGGTGCAGTTGCAATTATTGCGGCTGGATATGCAGATTTCCCGCTCATTGCTTTCCATTTCCAAAAATCAGACATTGCTACAGGGCAAACCATACCTCTGTTTTATGCCTTGGCTATGGGTGTAGATGCGATCGCTGCATTAATATTTGGCTATTTATTCGACAGGCTGGGCATTTCCGTTTTGATGATCGCGGCATTTCTCTCATGTCTATTTGCCCCATTAGTATTTTTAGGAAATACCCAATTAGCACTTTTAGGCATCGCATTTTGGGGTATTGGCATGGGGGCGCAAGAGTCTATTTTAAAGGCTGCGATCGCGGGTATGGTTCCCATGAATAAACGCGCCACAGCTTACGGCATTTTCAGCACTGGTTATGGTTTATCTTGGTTTTTGGGTAGCACATTAATGGGTATTTTGTACGACCATTCCATCACTACGCTGATTATTTTTTCCTCTGCAACTCAGCTTCTAGCCATTCCCTTCTTTGTCTGGGTGAAGTTAAAAGCTGATCCAGGAGTGATGAGTGCTGAGTGCTGA
- a CDS encoding DUF3110 domain-containing protein: MITPMRVFVLIFNANTENEGIHTVRVGDASGGKLRNKILLFESQDDAVRFALMLEAQDFPTPTVEAIDAEEIKEFCESAGYDWEFIPENSDLVLPPEINVEETDWQPDGQYDDEDTDDEIFETDQVPPAQDTEFSAAELEKIRRKLEGLL, translated from the coding sequence ATGATTACGCCAATGCGGGTTTTTGTTTTAATTTTTAACGCTAATACGGAAAACGAAGGGATTCATACAGTGCGTGTGGGCGATGCCTCCGGTGGCAAGCTACGCAATAAAATTCTCCTGTTTGAATCCCAAGATGATGCTGTTCGTTTTGCCCTGATGTTAGAAGCTCAAGATTTCCCTACTCCTACAGTAGAAGCAATTGATGCTGAGGAAATTAAGGAGTTTTGCGAAAGTGCTGGTTATGATTGGGAGTTTATTCCAGAAAACAGCGACTTAGTACTTCCCCCGGAAATTAACGTGGAAGAAACTGACTGGCAACCTGATGGTCAGTATGATGACGAGGATACTGACGACGAAATTTTCGAGACTGACCAAGTACCACCGGCTCAAGATACGGAATTTTCTGCTGCTGAATTGGAGAAGATTCGCCGCAAACTAGAAGGATTATTGTAA